The stretch of DNA TCCATGAAAAAGGTGCTTGCATGGCATGCGAGTAACTTCAACAACTCCCTCTGAAATTAATGTATCTAGACATATGCTACAATTCTCCTTCATATTGATCATCTTTTCCACCTTCACCTTCTCCAGTGCTTCAATTGCATACGCCGATGTAGGAATAGGCACAAACTCAGTCTCTTCCAACGATAAGCCCGCGACCTGTTCTATCAACTCATCCTCATAATAATTTTGGTAAGGATTCGGAATAGCTTGAGGAATACGATGAATTATGTCCAAAACGATTGGGATTCTTCTCGCTCTTTCATGATTTTCTTGGAGGATTGATAATGTCTTATGCTTGATGTCTTGTATCATGTTTAGTTGATACAAGAGAGGAACATGTAAACATGTAAGCATTACATGTATATTATTCCATATATCTAATTTGTCCTCTATGTCAAAACAGAATTTTTTGACTGTATGATAGTTGAAATGAGTGCGATTATAAAACCTCCAACGACCATCAGTTGCCAGATAGAAATTGTGGTGCAATTTTTGGATTCGACATAGGAAGAAAAATTTGTCCTCCGGCAGATTTTCATCCTCGTGGAGGATGCTTTTTTGGTGCTCTATTGTCCAATGATAAGGGCTAATAGTACTATGGCTCAATTCTCCTGCCATTCAGAATTAGTAATTAATGGAAAAAGAGCAAAGGGCCGAATCGAAATTGAAATTTATGAGTTTGAAATTCTAATTCTTTTCGATCATTAATTAATGAGAAAGATCGGCTTAGTAACTAACGGGAAAAGAAACAAACTGTGGGACAGAGCTTGCTAGCTATATTTGGCTCTTAGATGAAAGAGATATGTGAAGCTAGACTTTATATATAATGATGGAAAAATTTTAAAACCTAATTATGATTggtaaaggaaaaagaaaaggaaagcaaTTTCAGTTTCCTAATTTGTGATGCATTAATTaagggaaaaagaaaacaaaagaacaTTAATTTTCCTAATTTGCGATGGATTATAAATCTATAGCGAAAGTGGTAGATAAAGCATTATATTTAACTTCcattttctaaatttaaaaaccTAATTACGGTTGGTAAGGGCAAGAGAAAAGGAAAGCACAGCTATTTTCCTAATTTGTGATGGGTTATAAATCTACAACGCAAGTGGTAAAGGTGCAAGTAAATTAAACTTCCATTTATCTTTATGTGTTCTTAATAAAATCTTGTCGCAGAACCAtcattatttatttgttaaatttCCTTAATTATATTTGAGTACGTAgagaatattattttcttcaaataagtACAACAGACACTATTATTAAAAATTTATGAATGTATAATAACAGACTTTGTTTCAATTTATAGACAAAAGTAGTATTGATTTTTGTTTTACATACATACTAATTTGAATGTACTAACTCTTATCTAATTAATGACCTAGTTTTAGAGATTGCACGTATAGGTATTATGTCcaatttttataatatgctatTAGAATGAGACTCATCTTTTTCTTGATTTACCCGATATTGTATCCTTATATTGTAATGTTCATGCTCTAAATGTCTAGCATCTGGGTGTGGATTTTGTATTAGAATGTCTCCCATTGTTTGATCAAGATAATATTCTGTTATATCCTTATATCGGTAGACGTCCAAGGTCCATTCTCTTAACACTACTCTACTTAATTAGAAATAAATATTCCATCACCCCACAACAGAAAAACACcaaagattatatatatatatatatatatatatatatatatatatatatatatatatatataaagttgggAATTGGCCAGCTGATATGACATCTTTCCCAAGCCAACATTCTTATTTATCTTTTTCCTCATATTTCCACAATTTTCTCTATCTTTTTCCCCTTCCTCTATGTAAATTTTGAGTAATTAGATCCTTGGCAAAAAGTTTAAGATACAGAATTGATTCTCATCTTTTAGAGTAAATGCATTTTTTCGTAAATTTACAACTTCATGCGCCACTTCATTACAGAATTTGAAAGGACTCTTCAACCTTAAATTTTGAATACCActtgtgtacggtcaaaatcgattttCAGTCATAAAGACTCGTCGAGACGATGACGTTTCGATTGAAGGGTATCTACATGGCAAGCTCGATCGAATTCCAAGGtagggacgtcgagcttcgagctataagaccggTCAACGGCAaaactcggtatcattatcgatcccacatccaaatcgaactacgagacaATTCGTAGTTCATCGAAGATGcctagaccgaccaacactcaccccatatatcgatgccccaaggcagaatcgagctcgaaccaagaccggGGGCTCGATCTGATaccgagttcgagccagtatcaagctcgcagacaagagccgttataaccgcaccaagagagagaatcttggcgagaaccgaggaagagacaaatcatcatgggtcctccactatatgcattattttattatgttgttataaatAAAACAtaaccctctattataaaagggagGACCCTTGTAAGCTAAAGGCAGATAGATGTCAATAAACACACCCTTTTCTCAGATACATTGGGATTTCTTTGTGCTTGTTTTGTCTCAACTTATTCAATTTTCCTGTTCATCATTCCCATTTTCATAGCAAAAATATTAGTATTGTTACTTTTGTATCAAAAAATTttgcgtatccttagaaccatacctaAATTtaatgttatccgatttttcggataaacagtttggcgcccaccgtggggctaagggtaacagcgattgtttgatataaatctacagtacactccagcttacaacttcaagtcagcaatggctctacctatcgacctcgaagccggccttcaagatgaaactaacaacttggcgcccggggccggaaggctacctgacgatggcaacgaggctcgaatcgaagaacccgaaattcgagccgaagtaccattggatgtcaattcacaaatagctctggagGCAAATCAGCGTTCCGAACCAGAAAGAAGCATTCAAGGCGGTGCTCGACTCATAGCCCGAGACATCCACAACACGAGGGAAATCGGGGTcaacttgcgtatgatttttgaaatgctacaagcccatcaagcagcgatagctcagttgcatagccaaactcatatgcaaagCAGGCCGAACTCCAATCCACTTCTTCAAGAAGTCACTCCCAGAACGGAGCTTGCCacagtgaaatcaaacgagcaaggaTTGGggaccgctcctgaaattgctagattgctcgaggaactcacaaaatgagtcgaagccaacgacaagaaagTGAAAACGTATAattctagggtcgatcaaatcccgggggctccgccaatgataaaagggcttgattcgaaaaaattcatacaaaagccttttccctcgagcgcggccccaaagccaatccccaaaaaatttcgtatgcccaaaattcccaaatataacggtacgaccgatcctaacgaacatgtcacctcctacacatgtgccatcaaaggcaacgatttggaggacgatgagatcgaatccatgttgttgaaaaagttcgaaGAGACCCTCGCAAAGGTAGCAATaatctggtatcacaacctaccaccaaattccatcgattcttttgccatgttagtagattcgttcgtaaaagcacatgctggtgccataaaggttgcaacaaggaaatcagacctcttcaaagtaaaacaaagaggtaacgaaatgctgagagaattcgtatcccgatttcaaatggaacgtatggatTTGCCACGATTAGGCCGtgcaagctttcacccaagggttgaacgagctaagttcgacaacaTCGCAtcggttgaaacaaaatttgatcgagtacccagcaataacttgggaagatgtacacaaccggtatcaatcgaaaatcaagGTCGAGGACGATCAATTGGGAGTTccgtatggacccgtgcatcaaaaccacacaaccactaaacATTAGTGGGAgatcaacagagaacaaaggtcgaacagagaccgatatcaatcgTACATCACAGATcagatgaacaacggttcagaaCGTGatacagttcggaacaatcgaaggactaatcgagggcaaaattctcggggacttatgagcaagagcgtctttgataaatatgccgaacctgtagaagttcctcgattatcggaatatatcttcaacattgatgcatccgccatcgtgtcggttatcggacgcatcaaagacaccagatggcctcgacccatacagaccgatcctacccaaaggaatcccaatcaaatgtgtgaacaTCACGCCACCCATGGCCACAGagcggaagattgcaggcaattaagagaggaagtagcccgcttatttaacaaaggtcaccttcgagaatttctgagtgatagggcaaagaatcatcacatgatcatcggcggcgtcgatacccctcagggaccagtgcttaaacgcactaaaacatcgattgtgagggaaaagcgatctcgaactcaagattacacacccataggaactttgtctttcaatgatgaagatgcagagggaatcatccaaccccaaaacgatgcactggtaatattcgtactcatgaataaaactaaaattaagcgtgtgttaattgatccagctagctcggccaatatcatcagatcgagggtcatagaacagctcggcctgcagaaccaagtcgtacccgcaactctggttctacatggattcaatatggcatgtgaaaccaccaaaggcaagataaccctaccgataaacgtggccggaaccatccaggaaataaagtttcacgtgatcgaaggcgacatgagatacaacgcccttttcggaaggccatggatccacaacatgagagctgtacctttgACCCTATATCAgatcctcaaattcccaacatcgagaggtgtcaaaaaagtgtacggagaacaaccggccgcaaaggaaatgttcgtcgtcgaggaagcaaaatcaatatcttcgtcttcgccgataaaaggaaCAGGTTCAGAAGGAGACACAATTGAAGAACagaatgccaaatagcaatcacagacatcggttCCGACCCAGCCAGGTAAGCAGAACATCGAAGAAGATAATGATCAATGGATCTCACGATCCTTCGTgacccccgatgattccgatgtcaccaaatcaacgattgaggaactggagcaaatcatactaatcgaacactggcccgaacgaaaggtatacctggaacgggtttgagccccgaactcaggaagagactcattcaatttcttatcgataacatcgactgttttgcctggtcccatttagatataacagggatcccaccggacataacgacgcattggctaagcttggaccctaggttcagaccgatgaagcaaaaaagaagatcCCAATCGgaggtaaagcacacattcataaaggatggggtaaccaaacttctcaaaatagggtccattcgagaggtgaaataccccgaatggttagccaatgtggttgtagtgcctaaaaaagggaacaaacttagaatgtgtgtggactataaggacttgaacaaagcatgccccaaagattccttccactgcccaacatcgatcacatgatcgatgccacggccggccacgagatcctcacctttctcgatgcctattccgggtataatcaaatttaGATGAActcggaggaccaggaaaagacttcatttatgaCCAGATACGGAACctattattataatgtaatgcccttcgggctaaaaaatgcaggagctacttatcaacgcttagtaaataaaatgttcgacgAACAGATAGGTTaatcaatggaagtctatattgatgacatgctagttaagtccctgcgcagaggaccatttgacccatttgcaggaaacgttcgggattctaaggaaatacaacatgaagctcaaccccgaaaaatgtgctttcggggtcggttcgggcaagttcctcggcttcatggtgtcaaatcggggtatcgagattaaccccgacaaaatcaaggccatcgatgACATCACCATCATGGAGAGAGTAAAATCTAtacaaaggttaacaggaagaattgcagccttaggccgattcatttcaagatcatcagatcgaagtcataaatttttctctctactcaaaaagaagaatgactttgcttggacaccggaatgccaacaagaattacaggaattgaaacgatatctgtcgagcccaccactgcttcacactccaaaaatcgacgaaaaactttacttgtacttggcggtatcggaagtcgtcataagcagtgtcctggttcgagaagagcaaggtacgcaattttccgtttACTACGTAAGttggaccttaggagaagcggaaaccaggtatccgcacttagaaaaattggcacttgcgctggtaaacgcctctagaaagttaagaccgtacttccaatgtcaccccataagcgtattaaccacctgcccacttcgtaatattttacataggcccgaactatcaggccgattggccaaatgggccatcgaactcagtgggtacgatatcgaatatcaaccctgtatggccatcaagtctcaaattttagcagacttcgtggccgacttcacgccaaccctcgtacccgaagtcagaaaagaactcttgttgaaatcaggtatatcGTCGGGGGTATGGAttctttttacggacggggcttcgaaggTAAAGGAGTCCgagctaggcatagttttgaaaccccccacgggtaacattattaggcaagctattaaaactatcaggttaactaacaatgaggccgagtatgaagccttGACTGCatgtctcgaactagctagaaacttgggagcagaggtcattgAGGCTAATtatgactctttgctggtggtgaatcaagtaaacaaaacctttgaagtccgagaaggtataatgcaaaggtatttggacaaactacttatcactttgcaccatttcaaacaatggactctacgtcatgttccacgagaacggaataatgaggccgatgcgcttgcgaatttgggatcatcggtcgaggtagatgattcgagctcggggactgtcgttcaactttcaagatcggtatTCGAAGATGGGTgcaccgagataaattctactagcttaacctgggattggagaaacaagtatattgaatacttaaaaaacggaaagctcccatcagacCATAAAGATCCaggaccctacggactaaagctgcttgATTTACATTGGCCAGAGACGGAGCactatatcgaaggacattcgatggacggatggtagtatgcttgggtccgggagataccaattacatcctacgggaagtacacgagggcacttgtgggaatcactctggtgccgacgcattagttcgaaaagtgatcagagcggggtattattggatcgatatgggcaaagatgagaaagaatttgttcgtaaatgtgataaacgccaaaggtttgcaccgatgatccatcaacccggagagaaaATTCACTCGATCCTATCCCCAtagtcgttcatgaaatggggaatggacatcgtcggccctctgccatcgaccccaggtaaagccaaattcattttatttatgactgactatttttctaaatgggttgaagcgcagacgttcgagaaaataagagagaaagaagttatagactttatttgggatcatatcatatgccaattcgggatacccgccgaaatagtatacgacaatggtaagcaattcgttggcagcaaagtcacaaaattcttcgaagatcacaaaataagaaggatactatcaacgccataccaccccagtgggaacggacaggccgaatcaacgaacaaaactattctccaaaacctgaagaagaggttgaacgatgctaagggaaaatggagagaagtcctgcccgaagtcctttgggcataccggacaacgtcaaaatccagtacgggggcgaccccattctccttagtatatggttccgaagcattgataccagtagAAGTCGGcgaacctagtcccagatttcaattcatgatggaagaatcaaataacgaggctatgaacaccagccttgaattatcggatgaaggacgagaagctgccctcatccgattggccgcccaaaagcaacgaatcgaaaggtattataattgaAGAACTAagcttcgccatttcaagcccgaggacttggtgttaagaaaagtcaccgtcaatacccaaaatccaaatgaaggaaaattaggaccgaattgggaaggaccatatcaggtgttcgagaacgtcggaaagggatcatacatgCTCGGCATcgtaaacggcaaacagctatcaagcagttggaatgtatcacatctaaaacggtactactgctaaggtacgacctttccatatttaTTTAACTGACCCCTGCAAAAGTCCAAACAAGAGATGAGGTGGATCTTTCGCCTAAAAGAACGTggtacactctttttcccttagacagattttatcccaaattggtttttcggcaaggtttttaatgaggtaaccATCGGTCGCACTGCActttcaacagtatctgaggcctcttacCAATCGACCTCGAAAtaccggggggggggggaggggggcggGGAGCATcaggccctcaaatacataaagttcagatgcaagaaagtcatttcacaacaatagggttccaacagaaaaaattgtaagagccaaatggtcaaaacgaaccatgctcatgtagattggcccgaacataggcgcaaaacatgaacacatgtacaatgacttgcgatttattatgcaaccagcccgactattaagcctacgggctacttttattacgagttcgagcaagcactcactcgaccattatgcctacatcctacattatttcgagttcgaaacattcactcgactattaagcctacgggctacttttattacgagttcgagcaagcactcactcgactattaaggcTACACGCTACTTTTATTATGAGttggagcaagcactcactcgatcattacgcctacgggcaatattatttcgagttcgaaatattcactcgactattaagcctacgggctacttttattacgagttcgagcaagcactcactcgaccattatgcctacaggttacattatttcgagttcgaaacattcactcgactattaagcctacgggctacttttattacgagttcgagcaagcactcgaccattatgcctacgagctacattattttgagttcgaaacattcactcgactattaagcctacgggctacttttattacgagttcgagcaagcactcactcgaccattacgcctatgggctacattatctcgagttcgaaacatgaactcgactattaagcctacgggctacttttattacgagttcgagcaagcactcactcgaccattacgcatatgggctacattatctcgagttcgaaatatccactcgactattaagcctatgggctacttttattccgagttcgagcaagcactcactcgactcgACTAGCaaacctaagggctacatcacttcaaatcTGATCGATTAGAGAGACTACGAGATCAACATTTGATTAAACGTCTTCACAAAATAAAAACAAGTCgaccttgttatatatatatacaagatttccTACATGATTAATTTACAAACGtgaagaattagaaactaagcttcctggtcaccCATCGGAGCGTTCACTCTACTGTCAAGCTCTTCCCCATCCTCGGATacgcttttgctaccatcatcatcagaagccaaagcttcagcttccgcttcgagctcttttgccttttttatATCTTCAgtaaggtcaaaacctcgagcgcgtatctcctcgagggtctcccgccgagacctacacttagcaagttcggcaacccaataaGCTCGAGCATCGGCAGTATtcgccgcttcccgggcctctatctgagcagcctcagcatcggcccgatatacagcaatggacttatcTGCCAAGACTtccgacgactcaacctccgccttagcctcagcaagccgtgtttcaagctcatcgatcttcttagcttgaaccgaccccttctgcttgacacttcgaagttgaacgtcggccgataataattttgtcAATATGGTTTCTTTTTCCGTAGCCAGGCAGTCGATAGTCTCCTTCTACCGATTGCATTCAGCTCGGATTTGATCAACTTCTTCttgaagtaacccgatcttttcgatcttttactgcagctgagacaacgaagggttaacctCCACAGTTGAGCCAGACctatactttaacagaacgaggctcacctgatTATCAAGCTCGACCTCTTTTTcacgaaccttagccaaatccgcttggagatCCTTTATCgtctcgtccttttggctgcaaagaagccgcatggcgtctctctcacctgagaccttatggagctcggcctcacactggctaagatcgactcgaaacctactaatggtctgcacagtaagaaacacaagtcaagtatggaaaagaacaaagaaaccaagtgtggaagaatcattacccgagtaatgaaacgttaagcctcctctaataaaagagaagcgtcaccgatatcggaagcatcatcgaatccagtaaagcaatccctaaAAGGGTCCCCTACACCAGAGCTTGCGccgatatcgggagtcttcaattctcgagcttcctttaacgcctcctcagaaaaagttgggagagaaggcgaatgacccattgtcatagccccgagcaaatcactcagAGTACTCCGGTCGAGACTCGGGACTTCAGAACCAACCCCAACAGGCACAACCGCCATCGGTCCAGGAGCTCTAACAACCTCGATGGCCTCCGCAACCTCGATGTCCTCCACAGATCGGATTACCAAAGCCGAGgagttatcttcttctttttcttctctcagtagttggaccgagtcaatcag from Nicotiana tomentosiformis chromosome 11, ASM39032v3, whole genome shotgun sequence encodes:
- the LOC104085406 gene encoding uncharacterized protein; translation: MAGELSHSTISPYHWTIEHQKSILHEDENLPEDKFFFLCRIQKLHHNFYLATDGRWRFYNRTHFNYHTVKKFCFDIEDKLDIWNNIHVMLTCLHVPLLYQLNMIQDIKHKTLSILQENHERARRIPIVLDIIHRIPQAIPNPYQNYYEDELIEQVAGLSLEETEFVPIPTSAYAIEALEKVKVEKMINMKENCSICLDTLISEGVVEVTRMPCKHLFHGGCIVHWLEKNHVCPLCRFKLPVDKN
- the LOC138901047 gene encoding uncharacterized protein; this translates as MRLLCSQKDETIKDLQADLAKVREKEVELDNQKETIDCLATEKETILTKLLSADVQLRSVKQKGSVQAKKIDELETRLAEAKAEVESSEVLADKSIAVYRADAEAAQIEAREAANTADARAYWVAELAKCRSRRETLEEIRARGFDLTEDIKKAKELEAEAEALASDDDGSKSVSEDGEELDSRVNAPMGDQEA